From the genome of Blautia pseudococcoides, one region includes:
- a CDS encoding phosphatase PAP2 family protein: MHNKQKKNAWIPSYAVFPLLSCVTVNCIVYFGISRIADEWKHYDLTLPVDRAVPLIPGFVSVYLGCYLFWIINYILIAKQGEEHCVRFAAADIMSRLVCCVFFLLLPTTNVRPVLNGDGIWVSLLQAVYKMDAPTNLFPSIHCLVSWFSFIGIRGRKSVPKAYRFFSCLFAILVCVSTQVTKQHYIVDVFGGIAIAEITYYIAFHTNIYRLFKRVFNRLYEMFFSRRKSTCGKESEV, translated from the coding sequence ATGCACAACAAACAAAAAAAGAATGCATGGATACCTTCATACGCAGTATTTCCGCTGCTTTCCTGTGTGACGGTAAATTGTATTGTATATTTTGGGATTTCCAGGATCGCCGATGAATGGAAGCATTATGACCTGACGCTGCCTGTTGACAGGGCAGTGCCTCTGATTCCCGGATTCGTATCGGTTTATCTGGGGTGCTATCTTTTTTGGATTATCAATTACATATTGATCGCGAAACAGGGTGAAGAACACTGTGTCCGTTTTGCCGCGGCAGATATTATGTCAAGACTGGTCTGCTGTGTGTTTTTTTTATTGCTGCCCACAACCAATGTGAGGCCTGTACTGAACGGGGACGGCATTTGGGTGAGCTTATTGCAGGCTGTATATAAGATGGATGCACCGACGAATCTTTTTCCGTCCATCCACTGTCTGGTAAGCTGGTTTAGTTTTATCGGTATTCGCGGAAGGAAGTCTGTTCCCAAAGCGTACAGGTTTTTTTCCTGCCTGTTTGCCATTCTTGTATGCGTATCCACCCAAGTGACCAAACAGCACTATATTGTGGATGTGTTCGGAGGGATCGCCATAGCGGAAATCACCTATTACATTGCATTCCATACGAATATTTACAGACTCTTTAAAAGGGTGTTTAACAGATTATATGAAATGTTTTTTAGCAGGAGAAAAAGTACCTGCGGGAAAGAGAGTGAAGTTTGA
- a CDS encoding lysylphosphatidylglycerol synthase transmembrane domain-containing protein: MTSKKKKIGNGLFLAAVFILTIYSVFHGEDLHAVLKAIVRVNPWYLLPAVSGVIIFIWGESIIIHYMLGTLNIMTKKRTCFQYSCIGFFFSCITPSASGGQPMQIYYMRKNKIPIPVATIVLMIVTITYKSVLVFIGLFVAFFQRGFVHKYLEGILPVFYLGVILNVFCCIAMSVLVLCPSLAKFIMMKGLVILERVRIFRKKEERTRKLEESMNHYTVTSDYLKGHGKVIVHVLLLTFLQRFALFFVTWFVYRAFGLHGASIYDVVMLQAVVSVSVDMLPLPGGMGISENLFLIIFKTVFVGSLLLPGMVLSRGIAFYVQLLFSACMTAAAHFTIGRKALDIGV; encoded by the coding sequence TTGACAAGTAAGAAGAAAAAAATCGGAAACGGTCTGTTTCTGGCAGCTGTTTTCATTTTAACTATTTACAGTGTCTTCCACGGAGAAGACCTGCATGCTGTGCTGAAAGCCATTGTAAGGGTAAATCCCTGGTATCTTCTCCCTGCTGTATCGGGTGTGATCATTTTTATATGGGGCGAATCCATCATTATTCATTACATGCTGGGCACATTGAATATCATGACAAAGAAGAGGACTTGTTTCCAATATTCCTGCATCGGGTTCTTTTTCAGCTGCATCACGCCGTCCGCCAGCGGCGGCCAGCCCATGCAGATTTATTATATGAGGAAGAATAAAATCCCCATTCCAGTGGCAACCATTGTTTTGATGATTGTTACCATCACCTATAAATCTGTGCTGGTGTTTATTGGCCTATTCGTTGCATTTTTCCAGAGAGGTTTTGTACATAAATACCTGGAAGGAATTCTTCCCGTATTTTATCTGGGGGTGATCTTGAATGTATTCTGCTGTATTGCCATGTCAGTTCTGGTTTTGTGCCCTTCCCTTGCCAAATTTATTATGATGAAGGGTCTGGTGATTCTGGAACGCGTGCGGATTTTCAGGAAAAAGGAGGAGAGGACCAGGAAATTGGAGGAGTCCATGAATCATTATACTGTTACTTCCGATTACCTGAAAGGACATGGAAAAGTTATAGTCCATGTGCTGCTGCTCACATTTCTGCAGAGATTTGCCTTGTTTTTTGTGACATGGTTCGTTTACAGGGCTTTTGGCCTTCACGGAGCGAGTATTTACGATGTGGTCATGCTTCAGGCGGTGGTGTCTGTTTCTGTGGATATGCTGCCATTGCCGGGAGGCATGGGAATCAGTGAAAATCTGTTTTTGATCATATTCAAAACTGTTTTTGTGGGCAGCCTGCTGCTGCCCGGCATGGTTTTGAGCAGGGGGATCGCTTTTTACGTGCAGTTACTTTTCAGCGCATGTATGACTGCGGCTGCGCATTTTACCATTGGCCGAAAAGCTCTGGACATCGGTGTATAA
- a CDS encoding CDP-alcohol phosphatidyltransferase family protein, producing MIGFYNYSVILTYLSLISSVFGMTQAIHGRFKIAVFCLALSGLCDMFDGKIARSMKNRTEDEKSFGIQIDSLCDVVCFGVFPAMICYLLGVRGPVGLVIIALYCVNSVIRLAYFNVMEMKGALVSEEGEKYYKGLPITSMAVVLPLVFMIQFFVSDFVFVICLHLALLVVGTLFVVNFRFKKPKNSTLAVLVAVVASALCIMLLRTRYRIEFRHGWPWLPWLRKL from the coding sequence ATGATAGGATTTTATAATTATTCAGTGATCTTGACTTATTTAAGCTTGATTTCTTCCGTATTCGGAATGACGCAGGCGATACACGGCAGATTTAAAATAGCAGTATTCTGCCTGGCTTTGTCAGGACTTTGTGACATGTTTGACGGAAAAATAGCAAGGTCCATGAAAAACAGGACAGAGGATGAGAAATCTTTTGGTATCCAGATTGATTCCCTGTGTGACGTGGTCTGTTTTGGCGTGTTTCCGGCTATGATTTGTTATCTTCTGGGTGTGAGGGGACCTGTGGGACTTGTCATCATTGCCCTGTACTGTGTGAACTCGGTCATACGTCTTGCCTACTTTAATGTTATGGAAATGAAAGGGGCATTGGTCAGTGAGGAGGGGGAGAAATATTACAAAGGCCTTCCCATTACGTCTATGGCTGTGGTATTGCCTTTGGTGTTTATGATCCAGTTTTTTGTGTCAGATTTTGTGTTCGTCATATGTCTGCATCTGGCACTGTTGGTGGTAGGCACCCTTTTTGTGGTAAATTTCCGGTTTAAAAAGCCTAAGAATTCCACACTGGCGGTGCTGGTGGCAGTGGTGGCGTCAGCCCTGTGTATTATGCTGCTCAGAACCAGATACCGCATTGAATTCAGACATGGATGGCCGTGGCTTCCGTGGCTGCGGAAGCTGTAA
- a CDS encoding phosphatidylserine decarboxylase, protein MKYIDREGSITTGDSGQDKLLNWMYTKRAGRLALKVLVQPVVSKAGGWLLDRRCSKIFIRPFVKQQGINLERYENKDYASYNDFFTRQIKKEYRPIEGEADTLISPCDGKLSVYPIDGKRRFSIKGTEYTVDSLLRSGRIARRYQGGYACIFRLTVDDYHRYCYVDDGLKSINIRIPGIFHTVNPAANAVCPVYKENTREFSLLKSRHFQVVLMMEVGALMVGRITNYHEECQVKKGEEKGRFEFGGSTVILLFQKDAVAFDRRLLVNTQNGYETIVKMGERLGEAADNR, encoded by the coding sequence ATGAAGTACATAGACAGAGAGGGCAGTATTACAACAGGGGATTCCGGGCAGGACAAACTTTTAAATTGGATGTATACCAAAAGAGCAGGGCGTCTGGCTTTAAAGGTGCTGGTCCAGCCTGTGGTTTCCAAGGCCGGGGGCTGGCTGCTGGACAGAAGGTGTTCTAAAATTTTCATAAGACCATTTGTGAAACAGCAGGGTATCAATCTTGAACGGTATGAGAATAAAGATTATGCTTCCTACAATGATTTTTTCACAAGACAGATTAAAAAAGAATATCGGCCAATAGAGGGAGAGGCAGATACCCTGATTAGCCCCTGTGACGGAAAGCTGAGCGTCTATCCCATTGACGGGAAAAGACGCTTTTCTATTAAGGGGACAGAGTACACTGTGGATTCCCTGCTGCGTTCAGGGCGTATTGCAAGAAGGTATCAGGGGGGATATGCATGCATCTTCCGTCTGACCGTGGATGACTATCACCGCTATTGCTATGTGGATGACGGCTTAAAATCCATCAATATCAGAATACCCGGTATCTTTCACACGGTGAACCCGGCGGCTAATGCTGTGTGCCCTGTCTATAAAGAGAATACAAGGGAATTTTCTCTGCTTAAGAGCAGGCATTTTCAGGTGGTACTTATGATGGAGGTGGGGGCACTCATGGTGGGGCGGATCACCAATTATCACGAGGAATGCCAGGTGAAAAAAGGGGAGGAGAAGGGACGCTTTGAATTCGGCGGCTCCACCGTGATTCTGTTGTTTCAGAAGGATGCAGTGGCGTTTGACAGGAGGCTGCTTGTGAATACACAAAACGGTTATGAGACAATTGTAAAAATGGGAGAGAGGCTGGGGGAGGCAGCAGACAACAGATGA
- a CDS encoding DNA-3-methyladenine glycosylase family protein, translating to MIKRKIADLDLRQIAESGQCFRMTQKSEGVYTVSAFEKYLEIEQKGDLFFFSCAEKEFEEIWEDYLDLHTDYGAIKKSVDEEDAYLQEAVREGWGIRILRQDLWEMIVTFLVSQNNNISRIRKSIELLCHTMGEELYTGEGVKYYAFPKPEAVVRAGMEALSTLGLGYRDKYIFRTAQAVLDGSLDLEMLRAADYETAHRELVKQYGIGRKVADCICLFGLYHIEAFPVDTHMKKILETHYPKGFPHDRYKGCGGILQQYMFYYDLKAAA from the coding sequence ATGATAAAGAGAAAAATAGCAGACCTGGATTTAAGACAGATCGCAGAGTCCGGGCAGTGTTTCCGTATGACCCAAAAAAGTGAAGGGGTGTATACTGTTTCGGCATTTGAAAAATACCTGGAAATAGAACAGAAGGGGGATCTGTTTTTCTTTTCCTGTGCAGAGAAAGAATTTGAGGAGATTTGGGAAGATTATCTGGATCTGCACACAGACTATGGGGCGATCAAAAAATCTGTGGATGAAGAGGATGCCTATCTTCAGGAGGCTGTACGGGAAGGATGGGGTATACGGATCCTGCGGCAGGATCTGTGGGAAATGATTGTGACCTTTCTGGTGTCCCAGAACAACAATATATCACGAATCAGAAAAAGTATTGAATTGTTGTGTCATACCATGGGGGAAGAACTGTACACTGGGGAGGGCGTGAAATATTATGCTTTTCCCAAACCGGAAGCAGTTGTGCGTGCCGGTATGGAGGCGCTCTCCACCCTGGGGCTTGGATACAGGGACAAATACATTTTCCGTACAGCACAGGCCGTTTTAGATGGCAGCCTTGACCTGGAAATGCTGCGGGCAGCAGATTATGAGACTGCCCACAGAGAACTGGTAAAGCAGTATGGGATCGGCAGAAAAGTGGCAGACTGTATCTGTCTCTTCGGGCTTTATCATATAGAGGCCTTTCCTGTGGATACCCACATGAAGAAAATTCTGGAAACGCACTATCCAAAAGGGTTCCCCCATGACCGATATAAAGGGTGCGGAGGAATACTGCAGCAGTACATGTTTTATTATGATTTAAAAGCTGCCGCGTAA
- a CDS encoding MgtC/SapB family protein, which yields MEFVLLYLKYPLRMMGAILCGALIGYERENQMKMAGIRTHSIVSLASALMMIVSKYGFFDVLSSHINLDPSRIAAGVVTAIGFLGAGVIFTHKMNISGLTTSAGLWATVGVGMALGAGMYVPGITATVMILLLQFFFHRNFRWLKSSSIEQVTLVMEQEDDLRSILTDTFQMDEVKITSMKVKRLKENQVEVKLFVKFPDSYDIFHTLELLRKNPKITSIDL from the coding sequence ATGGAATTCGTTCTACTTTACTTAAAATACCCACTCCGCATGATGGGTGCCATTCTCTGCGGTGCCCTCATCGGATATGAACGGGAAAATCAGATGAAAATGGCCGGTATCCGCACACACTCCATTGTGTCCCTTGCCTCTGCACTCATGATGATCGTATCAAAATACGGTTTTTTCGATGTCCTGTCCTCCCATATCAACCTGGACCCTTCCCGAATCGCCGCCGGTGTGGTCACTGCTATCGGCTTTCTGGGTGCAGGGGTCATCTTCACCCACAAAATGAACATCAGCGGCCTCACCACCTCTGCGGGTTTGTGGGCAACCGTAGGCGTAGGTATGGCTCTCGGTGCAGGCATGTATGTTCCCGGCATCACTGCTACGGTCATGATACTGCTTCTGCAGTTTTTCTTTCACCGGAATTTCCGATGGCTGAAATCCTCCAGCATTGAACAGGTAACTCTTGTCATGGAACAGGAGGATGACCTGCGCAGTATTCTGACCGATACCTTTCAGATGGATGAAGTAAAGATCACCAGTATGAAAGTAAAACGCCTGAAAGAAAACCAGGTGGAAGTGAAGCTCTTCGTTAAATTTCCGGACAGCTATGATATCTTCCATACCCTGGAGCTGCTCCGGAAAAATCCCAAAATCACTTCCATTGATCTATAG